In Aquiflexum balticum DSM 16537, a single genomic region encodes these proteins:
- the rnc gene encoding ribonuclease III, which produces MKLSRLLRIRSLFYSKYEKRLAASIKHLVGSKPFNLSLYKLAIKHASAAEESINGMKISNERLEYLGDAILGAVVAEFLFIKFPYRDEGFLTEIRSRMVNREALNQIAIKVGLSKIIAEEYKGKNLVSHKSIYGDALEALVGAVYLDRGYHFCRKFILKRLIIHFDLDNIIKTTSNFKSKVIEWSQKENVEVDFKTVSVSGNQRFKEFEVELIVNKEIVATGKGATKKKAEQEAAKNACEILHIAI; this is translated from the coding sequence TTGAAACTGTCAAGACTACTCCGGATTAGATCTTTATTTTATTCAAAATATGAAAAAAGGCTTGCTGCCTCCATCAAACACTTGGTAGGCAGCAAGCCTTTTAATTTATCCCTGTACAAACTTGCCATCAAGCATGCTTCAGCAGCCGAAGAATCGATCAACGGAATGAAAATCTCCAATGAACGACTTGAATATTTGGGCGATGCAATTTTGGGAGCTGTTGTCGCAGAATTTCTATTTATAAAATTCCCCTACAGGGATGAAGGTTTCCTGACCGAAATCAGAAGCCGGATGGTAAACCGGGAAGCTTTGAATCAAATTGCCATCAAAGTCGGGCTTTCAAAAATAATTGCCGAAGAATATAAGGGCAAAAATCTGGTTTCCCACAAATCCATCTATGGCGATGCCCTGGAAGCCTTGGTCGGTGCCGTTTATTTGGACAGGGGTTATCATTTTTGCAGAAAATTTATTTTAAAAAGACTCATTATCCATTTCGACTTGGATAATATCATCAAGACCACTTCAAATTTCAAAAGTAAAGTGATAGAATGGTCACAAAAAGAAAATGTTGAAGTTGATTTCAAAACAGTTTCTGTCAGTGGCAATCAAAGATTCAAAGAATTTGAAGTGGAACTGATTGTCAACAAAGAAATCGTAGCAACCGGAAAAGGGGCCACTAAAAAGAAAGCAGAACAAGAAGCTGCCAAAAATGCCTGTGAAATTCTCCATATAGCCATTTAG